ATCGCGGTGGAGGACCTCGACGAACATACGGATCACGGCTTCTCCCGCCGCGTCGTAATCTCGATGGTGGCCCACCACGGCGTCGGGAATCCACGGGTATCACCTTCGAAGCGCGCGCCCCACTCACTGCCTTAGAGATTCGAGGGGAACCACCTAAAGAGCGGTCCAAGGGTCGTCTTCGGTTCTGGGGTCGAGGCCGGAGCGGGCGGCAGGAGAGTCTCTACTGCCCACGTCGCAAACGAACGCAATACTCCGCCGGCGCAGCGGGATCGCATTTCCAGGCTCAGCGCCGCCATCCTGCGGGTCAGTGTGAGCATCGACGTCTGCACCGTACTGTAAGAGGTCGTCGGGAGCGCTTGGAGTCCTTTCCAATTCGTGTGCCAGGAGAATCGCCGGGACGCTGACAGCATAGGGGATTCCGAGAAGGAAGTTCGGCCACACGAGGAAACCCGCCGTGTCGGGTGCGGATTGGCCGTTGCCCAGCATGAAGCTGATATGCCAGAGCGACCCGGCCCACAGAGTTGTGACGAGGGTGACGAGGAGCAGCAGAAGGGCCAGCTTGTAACGGGGCCTCTCCGGCAGCGGCGCCGGCAGGTTCTCGTCTTGGGGAGAACGTTCCGTCACTGACGAAGGACTCGTCCGGAGGCAGGGAGGTCAGCCGGAGCGGATTTCTTTCCCGGGTTTGAAGCGAACGGTCTTGCCGGGAGGAATGGGGACCACGGCTCCCGTCCTGGGGTTGCGGCCGATGCCACTCTTCCGCGGCTTGACCAGAAAGACTCCGAAGCCCCGC
The sequence above is a segment of the Acidobacteriota bacterium genome. Coding sequences within it:
- a CDS encoding integration host factor subunit beta, whose product is MIKQDIVSRVSEKVGLTKARSEEAVETVLEVLKRALKHGERIELRGFGVFLVKPRKSGIGRNPRTGAVVPIPPGKTVRFKPGKEIRSG